The genomic segment AAGCATAAGTATAGAAAATGCATTTGCACACCAAGGGAAAATCAAAGCGAAATAGGTATTATACCAACCTAACCTACTGATCAAAATGAAATTTGGGATTAACACAGCCTCAAAAGGAACCATCATGGTTGCCATCACCAACGCAAAAATAACATTTTTACCAAAAAATCTTAATCGTGCAAATGCATATCCAGCTAATAATGAATTGATACAAACAAAAAAAGTAACTGTCCCTGCAACGAAAAAAGAGTTAAAGAAATATTTCCCGAATGGAGCAAATTTGAAAATATAGATCCAATTTTCCCACTGCCATTGCTTTGGAAAAAGCCACAAAGATGGGGTCGTTGCTTCTTCTAATGTTTTCAAGGATGATGTCACCATCCATAAAAAGGGAAAACTTACAAAGAAACCAAAAACAAACAGAATAAAGTAAATAACCCCTTTCCACACATATCTACTTAAATCATAATGAATATTATATCCTTTTTTTTCTAAAGTGCTATTGATAAAAAACATATCTTCTTGCCCATTGCCATTGAATATATGTTAATAGCATAATAAAAATACTTAATAAAATGGCGACTGCAGAACCATATCCCCAATAACCATACTCATAGAATTGAGAATAGATATGGAGCATTAGATTTTCTGTCGTACCTAATGTCCTTCCACTTGCAGGGCTAAGTGCATAAAAGCTACTAAATGATTGCAATGAACGAATGGATTGTACTGTAATTAAAAAAAGCCATGTAGGACTTAACAATGGCAATTCTATATGCAATAGTATTTTCCATGGATTAGCACCATCTATTTTTGCAGATTCATAATATTCTTGTGGAAGAGTACTCATTCCAGCAAGAAAAACAACCACTGCAAAACCAAAGGTATGCCATATATCAAAAAGTGATATACAAACCAAGGCAAGACTCGGTCCATAATGAGGGTCGATAGCACCTCCAGTAATAATATTCAAAACACCCCGAGGTTCTA from the Candidatus Hydrogenedens sp. genome contains:
- a CDS encoding carbohydrate ABC transporter permease; this encodes MFFINSTLEKKGYNIHYDLSRYVWKGVIYFILFVFGFFVSFPFLWMVTSSLKTLEEATTPSLWLFPKQWQWENWIYIFKFAPFGKYFFNSFFVAGTVTFFVCINSLLAGYAFARLRFFGKNVIFALVMATMMVPFEAVLIPNFILISRLGWYNTYFALIFPWCANAFSILMLRQAFMTIPNDYYESAQIDGCSHISFLIHLAIPFVKPALITVALFSFLNSYNSLLWPLIVTADETKRVVQVGLTVFSGDAGVRVNLLMTASTLVALPTIIIYLIAQRYFFQESIRVGLKG
- a CDS encoding sugar ABC transporter permease, which translates into the protein MGTFVGLKNYIFAFQNPMFWQSLQVTLYYAMITIPATLLLGFTFAYFLAKIIRARTFLRILFFVPYVTSTVAVAMVWRIFYNPQLGLFNYILKTLGLPVQQWLLEPRGVLNIITGGAIDPHYGPSLALVCISLFDIWHTFGFAVVVFLAGMSTLPQEYYESAKIDGANPWKILLHIELPLLSPTWLFLITVQSIRSLQSFSSFYALSPASGRTLGTTENLMLHIYSQFYEYGYWGYGSAVAILLSIFIMLLTYIQWQWARRYVFYQ